The genome window GCGCTCGTCCATGAGCGCGAGGGCTTCGGATCGAACGTGTCCACCTGCGACGGCCCGCCATCCATGTAGAGGAAAATCACGCTTCGGGCTTTGGCCCGATGATGTCCCATCCGGCGAGCCAGCGAGTGCGAAGCGGAGGACCCGTCGCCGAGAGAGCGCTCGGCCATTTGCGCCAGCAACGCGACGGCGCCGAATCCGTTTGCGCAGCGAACCAACATCTCGCGGCGGGTCAAGGGCTGGCCAGCGCAATGGGGACAAGCGTCGCTCGGCATAGGATGCCTTTCGGTTGAACTGTCTGAAGCATACGCGGGCCAAGCACTCGAAGCAATCGGCAATCCGGCGCGTCTCCCTTGGCTCCCCAGTCAGTCCGGCAAATGAACCGCCTGATTTCGTCCCATTCAGATGGTAGGGCGAGCCTGTCCCCAGCGAGCCGAGTCGGACGTGTTCCAAGCGCGCGGCTCGCCGGGACGGACTCGCCCTACCGGAGAGCTGTTCCAGGTCGGGCAGGCTTTCCAGCCGGCTTTCCAGCCTGCCGGTCGCGGGGACTTTCGAGTCCCCAGCCTCGCAGATCCGGAAACGGAGCTCGAAAGCTCCGTGAACCCGCAGGCTCGAAAGCCCGCGCTACGTCGAGACGCCATCGAGATGCCTGTCTGGCCTTGACGTGAATCAAGTCGCGCGGGTCTGATAGGGCGTACAGAGAAAACGACTCCTTATGAAATCCATCCTTCATCAAATCACCCGGCGCGAAGCCCTTAAGACCGGCGCCGCTGCGGCCGCTTTCACTCTTGTCCCTCGGCATGTCCTGGGCGGGCAAGGCCAGACGCCGCCGAGCGAGAAACTCAACATCGCGGGCGTCGG of Verrucomicrobiota bacterium contains these proteins:
- a CDS encoding DUF1501 domain-containing protein, whose amino-acid sequence is MPSDACPHCAGQPLTRREMLVRCANGFGAVALLAQMAERSLGDGSSASHSLARRMGHHRAKARSVIFLYMDGGPSQVDTFDPKPSRSWTSAAFAPSRF